One segment of Candidatus Methylomirabilota bacterium DNA contains the following:
- a CDS encoding UGSC family (seleno)protein: IHNPVARTLEHSVKPAARPGGLEGATIGLYWNMKAGGDAALDRTEALLRQRYPTTRFRRYTGSVGWLMRHCTAEDADRIAADVQAVIGTTND, encoded by the coding sequence CATCCACAACCCCGTTGCCCGGACCCTCGAGCACTCCGTCAAGCCGGCCGCGCGCCCCGGGGGGCTCGAGGGCGCGACCATCGGGCTCTACTGGAACATGAAGGCCGGCGGCGACGCGGCGCTCGATCGGACCGAGGCCCTCCTGCGCCAGCGCTACCCCACCACGAGGTTCCGCCGCTATACCGGCTCCGTCGGCTGGCTCATGCGCCACTGCACGGCGGAGGACGCCGACCGCATCGCCGCCGACGTCCAGGCGGTGATCGGCACGACCAACGACTGA